One genomic region from Quercus robur chromosome 4, dhQueRobu3.1, whole genome shotgun sequence encodes:
- the LOC126720488 gene encoding uncharacterized protein LOC126720488, producing MELHLQLQHPNISTMFALFFMLFTTIIAPLIPTLSSQPPPLIPTLSSEPPPPPFPTFPSLTPRPRTPAPALEFPPIPPFPQFPPFTPSPPNDNKCATCQEQTVPVSAVLEITFALTMSITLTVTVTVSISRRKGKKGDPGDKAEKGPKGDKGDKGPKGDKGDKGDKGEEGGEGPSCQPCQPCQPWKQEYIMCDHSGWPW from the exons ATGGAGCTTCACCTCCAACTACAACATCCAAATATTTCAACCATGTTTGCCCTGTTCTTCATGTTGTTTACCACCATCATCGCACCACTAATTCCAACCCTCTcttcacaaccaccaccactaaTTCCAACCCTCTCTTCagaaccaccaccaccacccttCCCCACATTTCCGTCCCTTACTCCGCGTCCAAGAACTCCAGCGCCAGCACTTGAGTTTCCTCCAATCCCACCTTTCCCCCAATTTCCCCCTTTCACTCCATCACCACCAAATGACAACAAATGTGCTACATGTCAAGAACAAACAGTACCAGTGTCGGCCGTGCTGGAGATTACCTTCGCTCTAACAATGTCAATCACCTTAACCGTCACAGTGACGGTTTCCATTAGCCGgcgaaaggggaaaaaaggggACCCAGGGGACAAAGCGGAGAAAGGGCCGAAAGGGGACAAAGGGGACAAAGGGCCGAAAGGGGACAAAGGGGACAAAGGGGACAAAGGGGAAGAAGGGGGCGAAGGGCCGTCATGCCAGCCCTGCCAGCCCTGCCAGCCATGGAAGCAAGAATATATAATG TGTGACCATAGTGGTTGGCCTTGGTAA
- the LOC126720492 gene encoding protein FAR-RED IMPAIRED RESPONSE 1-like, which yields MQNGIKKLGNLMKDGSLFLRNFKDYMYKYENESEFEEAWNKMIQTYTIKDLGWLNGIYKLKEKWANCYMKRAITLGMRSTQLSESLNGDLKDYLKSDLNMDDFFEHFEMVVGQKRDKELKAEYNAREKLPPLCLKNSPLLKQASQVYTSTIFKVFQNEYDYASAAIIEDRNCSQPMHEYTVVLFEKVGEYKVLCSPISRTISCSCRKFETFGILCCHALKVFDILDIKIIPDAYILKRWTREAKNGYVIDSIGKDVHGDVNLKVTQLYRRLCSRLVRLTSRAAEIEEAYDLVESVTKELEKQVEDIAMKFSSVSLDNSKDQMSLGGCEIVDHGEHIKNLVEKVKGLKKKESCKGRKRCKSWVEQQSRRKKRTSTKDTVRQQLSKENNTSSLINYNNSISPVQCYSHEKTNQAPNSMAWMTYEGLQGNRCQNSFIESLTGMDVGFDQAQVPLGDTTNNYDAHMNFLGM from the exons ATGCAAAATGGAATCAAGAAATTGGGAAATTTGATGAAGGATGGCTCATTGTTCCTCCGAAACTTTAAAGACTACATGTATAAGTATGAGAATGAGAGTGAATTTGAAGAAGCTTGGAATAAAATGATTCAAACCTATACAATTAAGGATCTTGGTTGGTTAAATGGTATATacaaattgaaggaaaaatggGCTAACTGTTACATGAAGAGGGCAATTACTTTGGGAATGCGAAGTACTCAGCTTAGTGAAAGTTTGAATGGGGATTTGAAAGATTACTTGAAATCAGATTTGaatatggatgatttttttgagcattttGAGATGGTGGTAGGGCAGAAGCGGGATAAAGAGTTAAAGGCTGAGTATAATGCTAGGGAAAAATTGCCTCCTTTGTGCTTGAAGAATTCACCTTTATTGAAGCAAGCATCACAGGTGTATACCTCTACAATATTTAAAGTGTTCCAAAATGAGTATGACTATGCATCAGCTGCAATAATAGAAGATCGGAATTGTAGCCAGCCAATGCATGAATATACTGTTGTGCTTTTTGAGAAAGTTGGAGAATATAAAGTATTGTGTAGTCCTATTAGTAGGACAATCTCATGCAGTTGTAGGAAGTTTGAAACATTTGGGATTTTGTGTTGTCATGCTTTGAAGGTTTTTGACATACTTGATATAAAGATAATTCCTGATGCTTACATTTTGAAGAGATGGACAAGAGAAGCAAAAAATGGGTATGTCATAGATAGTATTGGGAAGGATGTCCATGGGGATGTTAACTTAAAAGTTACACAATTGTATAGAAGATTATGTTCCAGGTTAGTTAGATTAACCTCACGAGCTGCTGAAATCGAAGAAGCATATGATTTGGTAGAGAGTGTTACAAAGGAATTAGAAAAGCAGGTTGAAGATATTGCCATGAAATTTTCAAGTGTGAGTCTTGATAATTCTAAAGATCAAATGTCATTGGGTGGTTGTGAAATTGTGGATCATGGAGAACATATAAAGAATTTAGTTGAAAAGGTTAAAGGcctcaaaaagaaagaaagttgtaAGGGTCGAAAAAGATGTAAAAGTTGGGTTGAACAACAAtcaaggagaaagaaaagaacttcaACGAAAGATACTGTTAGACAACAATTATCCAAG GAAAACAATACCTCTTCTCTCATAAATTACAATAACTCTATCTCACCTGTGCAATGCTATTCACATGAG AAAACTAATCAGGCACCTAATTCAATGGCATGGATGACATATGAAGGTCTCCAGGGAAATAGATGCCAAAACAGTTTCATTGAATCATTAACG GGAATGGATGTTGGGTTTGATCAAGCACAAGTTCCTTTGGGTGACACAACAAATAATTATGATGCTCACATGAATTTTCTTG GTATGTGA